One Felis catus isolate Fca126 chromosome D3, F.catus_Fca126_mat1.0, whole genome shotgun sequence DNA segment encodes these proteins:
- the LOC101091053 gene encoding RIMS-binding protein 3A, translating into MGEHAQRRKGRAETPMGSRKGHAGRLAAAGAAAVGEQRPGPGEVWRLARPGATMTKDSPSPLGSGRATPKKPGSPGPSAAVLEEQRRELERLRAELEAERARGRAATQRFASQARQLREAAERERQQLVDHLRSKWEAQHDRELRQLQEDMLREREAEIRQLLRWKEAEMRQLRQLLHRERDGVMRQARELQRQLAEELVNRGYCGRAGAPDVAAAQCRCRLQEVLAQLRWDTDGEQASRIRHLQAALDVERRLFLKYILQHFRWHPALPVSPDPQAVHSSEEPPLHTAGNSPGPPKSVCKLESLNTDSLSAGIRLRSRSLDVVPARCSSSPDSLLHTPRSCSLDSLAPARSRYLDSTLSCPKAPESKKPASWPDTPILGSSSPPPPLLPPPPPTSKHRRPSDPLGEDSGSQPCEALTLSPPDLDYQELVKQNSELSEALQVLARRCSGLWEENVQLWRAGFQDKSDEKVKRLKVKHAELAGLARRLEDRARKLQETNLRAVSAPVPGESRAGLELCQAFARQRARDLSEQASELLAKDKQIEELRLEYHLLQARVASGMNSVPHPGGGAAQAQWLNISELDRLQRESQREVLRLQRQLTMQQSTGCARAEADGESAPFEEARRQVQALELELGAQAAAARRRGEEGEAQLRAALREEAWLAQKNARLQAQADWTRKVAAENSDVRGQLGCACQERDAAGMLAEQLLQQAARRQDKQQQLQHDLQKALRDLQAAREEMLALQCQTGYLPQESREAPQVPEAQVRDSGRTKFQLAPEEQAASQPSADKQGNQEASQLESPIAIREPASDPQVPDRVPASGPLDSRSLAKKTSSQSNSPSELESIWTTVPSCPPLDMDTASEVEDLEPDGVSSTLEARSSEAPLTPKLKIFLARYSYNPFKGPNEHPESELPFTAGDYVYVLGDMDEDGFYEGELEDGRRGLVPSNLVEQIPDSDILGRQSPKSPDFSPTRLLGRHSKFLKEDTGHSLLPGKAQGAMDKGTCQMVRAGSKTEVAIEISDAKREEDSWLGSLQYGEEKGFSRPLLGATGAFGMAPMQLHLQSVAATSAKITWVYSSSNHPHMVYLNDQEHALTPAGVCCYTFHSLHPSTRYRARVEVQLPWDLLQVHWETTSSTITFDTPLAGPPHPPLDVLVERHASPGSLVVSWLPVTIHSAGSSNGVQVTGYAVYADGFKVAEVADATAGSTLLEFSQLHLPLMCQNVSVRTMSLCGESLDSVPAQIPHDCFTCHQLPETSSFSYTCGDLSTCRVTVPVHPQRLALAPLSAKASPHTPGSCREPQVEFLEAFPEEPSRRQSPMCNLSSEGECASVGSGSQPQGPIGAQEVCRKDLLFQKSSPNHRPPLLSGQSRGEENCYWHMGARKSHASGVVHLFPEFGLEKQPYQEKAAFEKVLRQKQDTDVFAPPQLDTSQPYVSDFHNILQEEEAVHVNLWGPERREQRKEFRTQNGSCQALGSKRECQLLEPSPAHCPAPSSKVIKMFRGGPSPLGTEVDTLARVFVALFDYDPLVMSANPKVAEEELAFQKGQLLRVWGSQDPCGFYHGECNGQVGNIPGHLVAEVKVGTEQADGMWHLPAQGHLSSVAHLDDFGGLTSPQGSFPMPQGNPWRSPLWTPTTMMTALDYDPKDGRAGGQVKDKLSLRAGDMVMVYGPVDDKGFYYGESGGHRGLVPAHLLDHLPLHGK; encoded by the coding sequence ATGGGGGAACACGCTCAGAGGCGGAAGGGGCGCGCGGAAACCCCCATGGGAAGCCGGAAGGGGCACGCGGGGCGGTTGGCCGCAGCGGGGGCGGCGGCCGTTGGAGAGCAGCGGCCTGGGCCAGGCGAGGTCTGGCGTCTGGCCAGGCCCGGGGCCACCATGACCAAGGACTCGCCCAGCCCTTTGGGCAGCGGCCGCGCGACACCCAAGAAGCCGGGTAGTCCGGGTCCATCGGCGGCGGTGCTGGAGGAGCAAAGGCGGGAGCTGGAGAGGCTGCGGGCGGAGCTGGAGGCAGAGCGGGCGCGCGGACGCGCGGCGACGCAGCGCTTCGCGTCCCAGGCGCGCCAGCTGCGGGAGGCGGCCGAGCGGGAGAGGCAGCAGCTGGTTGACCATCTGCGCTCCAAGTGGGAGGCTCAGCACGACCGGGAGCTGCGGCAGCTGCAGGAGGACATGCTGCGGGAGCGTGAGGCCGAGATTCGGCAGCTGCTGCGCTGGAAGGAGGCCGAGATGCGGCAGCTGCGGCAGCTGCTGCACCGCGAGCGCGACGGCGTCATGCGCCAGGCCCGGGAGCTGCAGCGCCAGCTGGCAGAGGAGTTAGTGAACCGTGGCTACTGTGGCCGCGCGGGGGCGCCCGACGTCGCTGCTGCTCAGTGCCGCTGTCGCCTGCAGGAAGTGCTGGCACAGCTTCGCTGGGACACCGACGGCGAGCAGGCCTCGCGCATCCGACACCTGCAGGCGGCGCTCGACGTGGAGCGCCGGCTCTTTCTCAAGTACATCCTACAGCACTTCCGCTGGCATCCCGCTTTGCCCGTCTCCCCCGACCCCCAAGCCGTGCATTCTTCGGAAGAGCCGCCCCTCCATACCGCTGGCAACTCCCCCGGGCCCCCAAAGTCCGTCTGTAAACTCGAATCCTTGAATACTGACAGCCTGAGCGCTGGCATCCGCCTGCGCTCCCGCTCCCTAGACGTggtgccagccaggtgctccagctCCCCAGACAGCCTGCTCCACACGCCGCGCTCCTGCTCTCTCGATTCTTTGGCACCAGCACGTTCCCGCTATCTCGACAGCACCCTCAGTTGCCCCAAAGCCCCCGAATCCAAGAAGCCGGCCTCCTGGCCAGACACCCCCATCTTAGGCTCCTCGAGTCCTCCGCCCCCGCTACTCCCACCACCGCCACCGACATCGAAGCACAGGAGACCTAGTGACCCTCTAGGAGAGGACTCCGGGAGCCAGCCCTGCGAGGCCCTGACTCTCTCGCCGCCGGATCTGGACTACCAGGAGCTGGTGAAGCAGAACTCGGAACTGTCAGAGGCGTTGCAGGTGCTGGCACGCCGCTGCTCGGGACTGTGGGAGGAGAACGTGCAGCTGTGGCGCGCAGGTTTCCAGGACAAGTCCGACGAGAAGGTGAAGCGGCTCAAGGTGAAGCACGCGGAGCTTGCAGGCCTCGCGAGGCGCCTAGAGGACCGGGCCCGAAAGCTGCAAGAAACCAACCTGCGGGCTGTGAGCGCGCCTGTGCCAGGCGAGAGCCGCGCTGGCCTGGAACTGTGCCAGGCCTTTGCCCGCCAGCGCGCGCGGGACTTGTCGGAGCAGGCAAGCGAGCTGCTGGCCAAGGACAAGCAGATCGAAGAGCTGCGGCTGGAGTACCACTTGCTGCAAGCTCGCGTCGCCTCAGGCATGAATAGTGTCCCGCACCCTGGCGGGGGTGCTGCCCAAGCCCAGTGGCTCAACATCAGTGAGTTGGACCGGCTGCAGCGCGAGTCCCAGCGGGAGGTGCTCCGCCTGCAGAGACAGTTGACGATGCAGCAGTCCACCGGCTGCGCCCGAGCTGAGGCGGACGGCGAGAGCGCACCCTTCGAGGAGGCGCGGCGCCAGGTGCAGGCACTGGAGCTGGAGCTGGGCGCCCAGGCGGCCGCGGCACGGCGCCGCGGCGAGGAGGGTGAAGCGCAGCTGCGGGCGGCGCTACGCGAGGAAGCCTGGCTGGCGCAGAAGAACGCGCGGTTGCAGGCTCAGGCCGACTGGACGCGGAAGGTGGCGGCGGAAAACAGCGATGTGCGCGGGCAGCTGGGCTGCGCGTGCCAGGAGCGCGACGCCGCCGGCATGCTGGCGGAGCAGCTGCTACAGCAGGCTGCGCGCCGGCAGGACAAGCAGCAACAGCTGCAGCACGACCTGCAGAAGGCCCTGCGAGATCTCCAGGCTGCTAGGGAGGAGATGCTGGCGCTGCAGTGTCAGACTGGTTACCTTCCCCAGGAATCCCGGGAGGCCCCCCAAGTCCCGGAGGCTCAAGTCAGAGATAGTGGAAGGACCAAGTTCCAGCTGGCGCCTGAAGAGCAAGCAGCTTCACAGCCCAGTGCAGACAAACAGGGAAATCAGGAAGCTTCTCAGCTGGAAAGTCCAATTGCTATCAGGGAGCCAGCCAGTGACCCTCAAGTGCCAGACAGAGTCCCAGCCAGCGGACCTCTGGACTCCAGGTCCCTAGCCAAGAAAACTAGCTCCCAGTCGAATTCTCCCTCTGAGTTGGAGTCCATATGGACCACGGTGCCATCTTGTCCTCCTCTGGATATGGACACAGCCAGCGAGGTGGAGGATCTGGAGCCTGACGGTGTGTCCTCTACCTTGGAAGCGAGGAGCTCAGAGGCCCCCCTGACCCCTAAGCTCAAGATCTTCCTGGCTCGGTATAGCTACAATCCTTTTAAGGGGCCTAATGAACATCCTGAGAGTGAACTGCCCTTCACAGCTGGAGATTATGTGTATGTTTTGGGGGACATGGATGAAGATGGATTTTATGAAGGGGAGCTTGAGGATGGCCGGCGGGGGCTGGTGCCCTCCAACCTGGTGGAGCAGATTCCAGACAGTGACATCCTGGGCCGCCAGTCCCCCAAGTCCCCTGACTTCAGCCCTACTCGACTCCTAGGTAGACACAGCaagtttttgaaagaagacaCTGGTCACAGCTTGTTGCCTGGGAAAGCCCAGGGAGCTATGGACAAGGGGACATGCCAGATGGTGAGGGCAGGCTCCAAGACAGAAGTGGCAATAGAGATCTCAGATGccaagagagaagaagacagcTGGCTGGGCTCGCTGCAGTATGGGGAGGAGAAGGGCTTCTCTAGACCCCTTCTGGGGGCCACAGGGGCTTTTGGCATGGCTCCCATGCAACTACACCTGCAGAGTGTTGCAGCCACATCAGCCAAGATTACCTGGGTCTACAGCAGCAGCAACCACCCCCACATGGTATACCTCAATGACCAGGAGCATGCCCTGACCCCAGCAGGTGTGTGCTGCTACACCTTCCACAGCCTGCATCCTAGCACACGGTACCGGGCACGAGTGGAGGTGCAGCTGCCATGGGACTTGCTGCAGGTGCACTGGGAAACAACGTCCTCCACCATCACCTTTGACACACCACTGGCAGgacctcctcaccctcctctggATGTGCTGGTGGAGCGCCATGCTTCACCAGGCAGCCTAGTGGTCAGCTGGCTCCCTGTAACCATCCACTCTGCTGGGTCATCCAACGGAGTCCAGGTCACTGGCTATGCTGTGTATGCTGATGGGTTCAAGGTTGCAGAGGTTGCTGATGCCACTGCTGGGAGCACCCTGTTGGAATTTTCCCAGCTCCACCTGCCCCTGATGTGCCAGAATGTCTCTGTGAGAACCATGTCGCTTTGTGGTGAGTCCCTGGATTCAGTGCCAGCCCAGATCCCTCATGACTGTTTCACCTGTCACCAATTGCCAGAGACTTCTTCCTTTAGCTACACCTGTGGTGACCTGTCTACCTGCAGAGTCACAGTCCCTGTCCATCCTCAGAGGCTGGCACTGGCTCCCCTGAGTGCTAAAGCCAGCCCCCACACTCCTGGAAGCTGCAGGGAGCCCCAGGTCGAGTTTCTAGAAGCATTCCCTGAAGAACCCTCAAGGAGGCAGTCCCCGATGTGCAACCTGAGTTCAGAGGGAGAATGTGCAAGTGTGGGGTCTGGCAGCCAACCCCAGGGGCCTATAGGGGCCCAGGAGGTCTGCAGAAAGGACTTGCTCTTTCAGAAGAGTTCCCCAAACCACAGACCACCTCTGCTCAGTGGACAGTCTAGGGGAGAAGAAAACTGCTACTGGCACATGGGTGCCAGAAAAAGCCATGCTTCGGGAGTCGTCCATCTGTTCCCAGAGTTTGGGCTTGAGAAGCAACCATATCAGGAAAAGGCTGCTTTTGAAAAGGTCCTTAGGCAGAAGCAAGATACCGATgtgtttgcccctccccagctggacACCAGCCAACCATATGTGTCTGACTTCCACAACATTttgcaggaggaggaggcagtgCACGTCAATCTGTGGGGCCCAGAGAGGCGAGAGCAGAGAAAGGAGTTTAGGACCCAGAACGGGAGCTGTCAGGCTCtggggagcaagagagagtgcCAGCTCCTGGAGCCCAGCCCAGCACATTGTCCAGCTCCATCCAGCAAAGTCATTAAGATGTTCAGGGGTGGCCCCTCACCACTGGGGACAGAGGTGGACACTTTGGCCAGGGTCTTTGTGGCCCTCTTTGATTATGACCCCCTGGTGATGTCTGCCAACCCCAAGGTTGCAGAGGAGGAGCTAGCCTTCCAGAAAGGGCAGCTGCTAAGAGTGTGGGGCTCTCAGGACCCTTGTGGCTTCTACCATGGTGAATGCAATGGGCAAGTGGGCAACATACCTGGGCATCTGGTGGCCGAGGTAAAGGTAGGCACAGAGCAGGCTGATGGGATGTGGCATTTGCCAGCACAAGGGCACCTGTCCTCTGTGGCCCACCTCGATGACTTTGGGGGGCTCACCAGCCCCCAAGGCTCCTTTCCTATGCCCCAAGGGAACCCCTGGAGGTCACCACTGTGGACTCCAACAACCATGATGACAGCTTTGGACTATGACCCCAAGGATGGGCGAGCAGGGGGCCAGGTGAAGGACAAGCTGTCACTGAGGGCAGGGGATATGGTCATGGTCTATGGGCCTGTGGATGACAAGGGATTCTATTATGGGGAGTCAGGTGGTCACAGGGGCCTGGTCCCAGCCCACCTGCTGGATCACCTTCCCCTCCATGGAAAGTGA